The following DNA comes from Malania oleifera isolate guangnan ecotype guangnan chromosome 12, ASM2987363v1, whole genome shotgun sequence.
GATTGCTTTCATGCTCTTATTTTTAACCAAAGCACCTAAGGGGCATACTTTAATAATTTAGTTCTAGAGAAAATGGAGCATGGTTCCAATCCTTGACTTTCTTACTTCCAAGACTACTTTCAGTTTGGTACTGTACAAACTATCCTAAGCCATCTGCTGAGTATTGTTGTTCATGAATCTTTATAATTTCACTCCCCTTTTTCATTGTGCATTGAAACATTTGATGAAGGTTAACAACAATGCATCATTTGGCACATTTGGGGGCTTCTTTATGAATTATGCATTGAGCTGCGATTTTGTGACTCTAATTCTAGTGATCAAGCTGTTGCCTTTTCTTGGATGCTGAGAAAAAAAAGCAAATATTGGAAGGATACTTGTAAGAAAATGTCAGCTCCACATGAGCCACCTCTTGCTCTGACCAAGCTGCCTGATTCCAAACAGGCTGAATGTTTTGCAATTGAATGTTAAAATTGTGGGCTATCACAATTTCCAGAAGAAGACTAGTGTTATCATAGCGGAAACTGCCCAAGACTGGAGAGAGCTCCACTGATGATTGTTAATGCTCTAGTGTTATTGGGATGAAAATGAAGAGGGTAATGCTAGCTAGTGTTCAAGTCAGTTTAACTCAAGGTTGAATAGTTTTTATTCATATGGGGGAGATCGATGCAGTCATTAAATAGAAAGTAattctatttcattttttgtttatgatatttttatgatGATCATACCTTTCAATTTTAGGTTGTTTTATGTAGAAAATTGGTGTGTTGGTTTAAGTTTCTGATAATTGTTTTCTTGTTTTCCAAGCATTGTAAGCTTTTTAGCCTATAAAAGACCCTATGTATTAGTTTTATTGAAAATTGAattgagaattaaagttgttTGACATTGGTCTTGCATCACTGGACTTTCTTTGGATTTTTCTTCTTTGTCAGCAGTTATACTCTGTTGGATGCTATACAATTTTAGTAATTGATCTGCTCATGGAGTGGCCAAAATTTGATTGAAATTTAAGTTCTTCTTTGGCAATTCTGTTGATGTTTTAATCTGTAAATTGATGTTTCTGGAATGAAATTTGTTCTTTAAATGGTTCATATTGGCAGGGTTTCGACTTGGTTTCAGCCAAAGCATTTGTACAATTGACATTGAAAGGCTAGTCCCACAGTTCTATCATACAGTTATGACTTGTTTCTCTTTCTTATTCAGTAGGAGGAGAGATTCATCAACTAAACGAACCCTTGAAGTTGATGAAGGTAAACTGCAAAGTAcacatgctctctctctctttcttacaCGGACAATATTTTTTTTGCGGTCAAAGATACCTTGAGTCCTTGACATCACgcaactttatttatttatttcttttttctgtCTGCCAATCTAAAAGCTGCTAATCCAGTACCTTCATGAACAGAATTTCAAGGCATCGACAATGTTATTCTGTACCCGATCAAAGAACTAAAAAATGCTACTGAAGATTTCAGTCCAGCAAATAAAATAGGGGAGGGTGGTTTTGGTTCTGTGTATAAGGTGAATATTCACATTTACTGTTTGAACATGAGTCTGTTGACTGCTGTTCACATTATTATCACTTgttaaaaaatgttaatttatttatAAGATGAACCTGAGCCCTCTTAGATAGAATAatataaaactaacaaaaaataACTTGTGTGCAGGGAAAGCTCAAAGATGGGAAAATCGCTGCCATAAAGGTTCTTTCAGCTGAGTCAAGGCAAGGAGTGCGGGAGTTTTTGACAGAGATTAATGTGATCTCAGATATAGAGCATGAAAACTTAGTTAAGCTCTATGGCTGTTGCGTGGAAGAAAATAATAGAATTTTGGTCTACAACTACCTTGAGAAAAATAGCCTTGCACAAACTCTTCTTGGTAATCTACTATTTTGTTTTTGGTTAAAGTCCATGCTTTTTAAGGAATTCATTAGGCAGGTGCAACTACCACCAATAGGCTGGTTCTATCACACAACCTTATCTTTTTTGATGTTCCAtcaaccaccccccccccccccccccccccacacacacacacacacacacaaagaatTCCTCCGTTTTTTCCCCAAATTCATCCATTCCAGCACACCACCAGTTTGGTGCACAGCCTGCACCAGAATCTGCTATGAAATATAGTCATGATTTAGGATAGGACTTGAGACAGGGTTTTCTGCATCTAGGTTGGCTGAGAATGGGGGTGAGAGCAGTATAGATATGTGACTTAAATTCATGGTGGAAGTCAATTGTGGAGACAGGACAGCAATGTAGGTGGGTGATTAATGAGATGATAGCTGGCAGCTGGCTGTTTTGTGGTGGTAGGGGTTTGGTGAAGGTGAAGGTGGTTGGTTGAGTAATGAGTTTGATAAGCAGGCAAGGaaggaagaaaaagattaaaGGAGGAGGAAGGAGGAAACTTATGATGATGTTGGCCATGAATCAGTGATGATGGAATGAGAGGCAGCAAAGTCTAGGAAGAACACTTTGGTGGGGCAAAAACCCCAGCTGAAAAAGGGGAAAAGTAGATTGTGCATGTGTGTCTATTGGTCTGCATATAGGTTAATTGTCAAATGATCTACTAGTGCTCTTATCGAGGCAAAAGACGATGGTGTTGATGATGTGGTGATGGCCTCCAGGATGACAATATCGGTGAAGCTTCTGGGATGAATAAATAGTAGGCAAACTgactatttctctctctaaagtcTGTCATCATACGATATGCACATGAGCTTTCAAAATGATCTGTGGGGGCCATGTTACAGagaagaaaatgagaaagaagaaaaaaagagaagtGAAGAAGAAGGTGGCGGGTTTACTCAAGTTATGCTGCAAAAAATGGTATAAGTTGCTCAAAGAAGGAAGAGgagaggaaaaaaaatttatacatcACATGACTTGGGAGTTGTACTCATAGAACTTTGATGGAGGTCCTACATTGCAACATTTGAATAAATTTAGGAATTGAATTGCAACTATTTATCTTTAAGggccaaaattgaaaatttaatcaAATTTCAGTTCCTTTTTTGTCATTAAAGCTTTATctatttacattttttttcctGAGAAGCTTTTTAAGGTATATAGGTTCACTAAAAATCATATGCTTTGTTAATATGAGTTGTGCATTTTCAACAATTTTGCATATAGtcataaaaatcataatgatgAGCACTTCATGAATGAGCACTGCTAAGTTTCTTTTCCTGATTTTGCAGTCTGTTGAACCAAACACAGCTTAATGATTTAGGTCATTTTCACTTTCAGGTGGAGACCACAGTAGCATCCAGTTTAGTTGGCGAACAAGGACTAGAATTTGCATTGGGGTTGCTCGTGGCCTTGCTTACCTTCATGAGGAAGTGCGACCACGTATTGTTCACAGAGATATTAAAGCAAGCAATATCCTCCTTGACAAAGACTTAACACCCAAAATTTCAGATTTTGGTCTTGCAAAGCTTATTCCAGTCAACATGACTCATGTTAGTACACGTGTGGCCGGAACAATGTAAGTTCTATAATTTGCATTACCTATGCTGAATTGAGTAATTTTGCATAACCTATGCTAAATTGAGCATTCTTTGTTCTAAGCATAGtcttaaatatccaaaatttcaGATTTTGGGAGGGTTCAAAAGGAAATTGGGTTTCAATTtccattttccaaaattttggacGTATAGGTCGAAATTTCAGTAATTTAAACAACAATTTGACAAAATAGGGGAAAAACTTTTGGGTTTCTCATTTTGTTTCAATTATCATCTGTTATAATATTTCCCAAATTTCCATTCATAATTTCCCAATTTATTGTAAGTTTCCAGTGTTTCTTTAAGTTGAAATAAAAATTTCCATCAAAGTCAAACTTTTTAGTCCTAGGTTCCTTTGCCAGTCCTGAAATAATGGCTACTCCCTCGGGCAAATAACCTCATCTTGAAAGAAATCATGATTTTATAGTGTTAGAAAAATATAGCAAtacaattttaggaaaactatGGTGTTAGAAAGGCGCTGTTGGGCTGTTAACTTCATCTTGAACTATGATGTAAGATGAACTAGCAATCCAATGTTCAGTGTGCTGACTGATGGGAAAAGGAATGTTTGGGATTAACCAGTGGACATGCTTCCAGACATGATTATCTAGTAAAGAGAGTCCCATGTATGACCTTTTTCATGCACAGTCACCTGCCAGTCATTTTTCTTTTGAGAAAAAAAGTTGCTAGATAGGTTTTTCCATTGATATGGATAGTATCAGTGTACGAAGCTTCTGTTAGTGGGATCTTTTAGCAACCCCTACGTTGGTTGTGTTGACAGGAGTTAACAAAGCCAAGTTTAGTTGGTCTATTCATAGAATTATAGCCCAATCTCCCTGAAATCTATGTAACTAGGGAATAAGCCTGAGATCCATGTCTAGGGATGCTAAGCTATAGTGAAAGTTCTCGAATCAGactaatacatacatttttacGGGGAAAGCAGCCATACgcatataaatttcaaaattctgTCTCtctgctttctctctctctctctctttctctctctctcacacacacacacacacacacacacgcacatacTCTCTCACATATGCACATTCACGTCTATGAATACATCCTTATTTGCCATTTTTAGAACCTGCATCTAAAATTggattttattcttttttctcaGAGGTTATTTGGCACCAGAGTATGCTATTAGAGGACAATTGACACGGAAAGCTGATATTTACAGTTTTGGTGTTCTCCTCATGGAAATAGTCAGTGGGAGATGTAACACAAACACAAGATTACCTATTGAAGAACAGTATCTTCTTGAAAGGGTATGGAGTTTttgaacaccccccccccccccttcccacCAAAGGAAAACTAATGCTTTACCTAGTATGGTGACTCCACAATGATGTTGGTAGATGACACTGACATAATACTATGGCAATTATGAAACTCTATTTTGAAATTTCCTTAGGAGTTACATGAAAATATCAGGAAACAAATGGTAACAGAAAATCTGAACTGTGTAGGATAATAAGATCTAACATGCATTTCCTTGGTAAATCATGACATGGGAACCCTATCTTAGCATGACAGTAGTTGTTCTAATACTTGGCTTCTCTTCAGTTGACCTCTCTTGTTCCACACCCCAAACCCCATGAGAAGGTTGAGGTAAAAACCAATCCAATGAACCACTATTACTATGTACATCCAATTAGTTGCACAACTTTTTGTTGGTAATATGAATGGTCATGAAAAATTCTCTCATCTATTTCAACCTTTTCTACATCGTTAATGATGGGATTTTAGAGTACAATTTTTTCTCCACTGCTTCCTAACAAATGATTGATAGGAATAGATTGCCCAGATCTTGTTGCATCCaatgaattaataaatttaaGTAGGATGGGATGCCCACAACTTAGATAGGTTTGAGCCTATTTGGAGGCCTCATCCTGAGGACCTGAAGTTTAATTAAGTTCAATATAACAATTAGATGATTATTTTGTCTTTTggtattaattttaattatagtcTTTATGTTGATTCACGGAATGCCTTGTTAGGAGTAGAACAATCGTAACATAAGGATTTGATAGCATACAAAAGaagatgtatttgtcatcataaaacaAAAGAGACAAGCTTTTATATGagtagtgttttttttttttttttggacctAAATCACTAACCCTTGCACAGTTTAttacattttcattttatttcattctatTCTTAAGAATCGACGTTCCACAAACCAAATGTAACCATAGGGGTTTTCGTGTTAGAGACTAGTTGTAATTGGCGCATTTTATATTTTCTATGAACTCTCATGATGTAGTATGGTTTAGTTGGCTTGAGATTACTGAATTTTATGAATGTGTTTTCTCCTACCTTTCACTTCCCTCTTTCTTCACCAGTTGATCCCCATCAATTGGCATAAGAACCGAAGGATACTTCCTCCTCTTTCCATCTCTTTTTTATCTCCTACATTAACCCTCAATTCCTTTGTTAACCTATCGCAGGTAAAgttaaaaaagaagaaagaattcATCCTCATTAGTCATTGGTGCCATCCAGAACCCTCTACAACTTTAGTGCCACTGTCGCCCTTCTATACTTCAAAACTACTTATCAATGCCACTGTACACATTCACTCAAAGTCCCTTCAGTATTGCAAGCCTCTGTTGCTACTAACTGCTCATCTTCACCCTCACATTCACATGACTCGCCCAAACCATCTTCtgcattttcatattctcattctACCATTGTCGTCAGGCTATTGTCACATGACCACACCCACAACATTGACACATGCCATAGCTAACCAATCCAATGAGAGCTCAATCACTGGGATTTGCTTCTCTCCACACCACTGAAATCAGCTAGCCAGAACCATTGTCACTCATCACCAAAACCACCGCCACATCCAATGCCCTTAGACAATCTCTAGTCCCCTCACCCCTTCTTTGGTTGTTTAGAATAAAAGCAGAATTGACAGGCCTTTAAGGGCTAGAGAACATCCACCGAAACCAACTGAACTTGGATTTTTAGGTGAACTAGACCTTTCTTAACCAGTTACAATCAGCTCAACAGGGTTTTccattaatttattttctttcttctaatgttctttctttttaatttgaatCTTATATtcctgtaaaaaaaaaaaaaaaacgtagctgtaaaaaaatgtaaaagaaagaaaaagagtatcttaacctaaaaaaaaaagaaaaaaaaaagaagaagaagaagcatggTGACCAAGACCTACACCAAACTTTCTTTAGAGATCAAATCCCAAGTTGACGGTCCTACACATGGAAGATCTCATCAGTAAGTTCGCCTTTTTGGCAAAGCTCATCATCAAGAATGTGGTACCACTACTTACACCCTTATTAGCATAGTTGGCTCAAGCAACAATAAATATTCCAAAGATTATGTTATTGAGCCGTTCAGACATGGGATGAGAGCATGCTATGTAGGACACTTGTTACTGCCAAATATAAGTAACATGTTCATTTGTAGCTGTTTAGTGTGAAGCAAGATGATTAATTGATTGTCTTTGACTACACTAGTCAccaataaattttattaattagtAGTCACTCTAGCAAATATAGGATGGAAGATGTTATAATTGCCATATATTGGCAAGTGTTGAAGCTGCAACTTAGGTTGAAGAGGTCATGTAAAATCATGTTCTAAGAGCTCCACCTCAGTCTAGGAAGCTTTTTCTATGTGGTGCCAGGCCTTTAGTCATTATGCCGCTGTGTGTGTTAACACTATAATTATTAAAGATGAAATTGATATCATTAGTGACGATGAAGGTAATACTTTTGCCTATTGCCCCTTCTAGTACTTGATCATATGTAGTCCTCCCTTTGTATTGACACTGACCAGGATTGAAAACACATAAGTATTTCAAACTCAGGCCTTCTATCATAAGAAGTTATGCTCTTTAATTATTGATCCTAGTAGCTAGAGTAATGTAATATCTGAGAAATCCCACCCAGAAGATGCGCTTGAAGGTTGAGCCCCATCCTCACCTACTAGATTGCTTGCGTCAACAATACCAATTTGAATGTGAGCAATGGTTGCTTCCTTATCTTCAAGATTGGGGTTGTTGGACGAGGCAGTGCAGAGTAGCATTTTCCCTCTCAAGATTTGTCACATTCTCTCCCTTAAGATTAGTCAACAATACCAATTTTTAAACAAGGACTTCTCTCTTCAATGGGAAAGTTGAAGCCCACTAGTGCTTTGCTTATCGAGCATGTTGGCTCTTATTTTGGTGATGGTATTCTTGGCCCCTTTCCCAACTTGGTGATGTAAGTTTCTCTCATTAAGGGAGAGTTGACACGGGAGCACCTTTCCCAACTTGATGATGTAAGTTTCTCCTAGCAAGGGAGAATTGAAATGGGATGGATGGCAAAAACTTAGTTGGATAGATTCTAGACAATATTGGAGCCCCCCGTCCAAAAAACAAGAAGCACAATCGAGTCTAATTAGTAATtggataattaattatttaatcttttgggattaattttaattatagccTTAAGGGTTTTGGTGTGAGCTCTTGTTGTAGTTTTTGTATTCCATGTTTTCATGTTCTAGAATTTCACCTGTGATGCTCTTGATGTCCTAATATTTTCACACACAGTCTGACCTAAGcctgggtaaaggaggagggttgtgttaggtaatTGACAGTTAGCGTAAAATTTTTCAGATCACTATGATAAGAATCATTATTGAATATTTGCTAGGGCACCCCATatgagcgacgcgttgcacttgtacTATCCGTATGTAGCGAAAAGTGagcaagggtgggctaggtcgtcctCCGAAGTGATGCGCCGTGTCGGCGTCTGAGTACGGTGTCAAATGTgcaagggttcctgcatcattttggATGTAGGCaagtaaagaagttagttcaggaaatgaggattagattagcaacttggaatatagggacacttatgggtaaaaacatggaaattgtagatacaatgattagaagacaAATTAATGTATTTTGTCTTCAAGAAattaagtgggtgggggagaaagagaaattgataaatcaagatttaaactttggtgcactagaaaagaaaaatataagaattattgtagacaaaaaacATTGTAGATGTAAATAAAgcaggggatagaattataaaaatcaagatggtcttaggccaaaagataataaatatcattagtgcttatgctccttaagtaggcttagcaaaaaatcttaagagacaattttgggaagatatggatagtattatacaaggcatattagggactgagaaaatattcacagAAGGAGATCCGAGTGGACACGTTGGAAGGGGTAATAAAGGTTATAATaggatacatggaggatatggatatggagacaaaaatgagcacGGGGAGACGATCTTAGACTTccctatgtcatatgattttattacaatgaatgcAGACACTTAattttaaaagtggacaaaataaaagtccaatagattttttcttaattaggagggtagatcgtttatcatacaaggattgtaaagttatttcaggtgaaagCTTAATCACACAACATAGAGTATTAGAGttagatatatttattaaaaagtggaaaagaaatgataaaataaaccaatgtaggAGAACTAGGtcgtggaacctaaagggagaaaatagaataaaatttaatgataaaatgatcaaagatggtgattagACTATAGAGGATGTGATAGATACAAAtgctct
Coding sequences within:
- the LOC131144587 gene encoding cold-responsive protein kinase 1, giving the protein MTCFSFLFSRRRDSSTKRTLEVDEEFQGIDNVILYPIKELKNATEDFSPANKIGEGGFGSVYKGKLKDGKIAAIKVLSAESRQGVREFLTEINVISDIEHENLVKLYGCCVEENNRILVYNYLEKNSLAQTLLGGDHSSIQFSWRTRTRICIGVARGLAYLHEEVRPRIVHRDIKASNILLDKDLTPKISDFGLAKLIPVNMTHVSTRVAGTIGYLAPEYAIRGQLTRKADIYSFGVLLMEIVSGRCNTNTRLPIEEQYLLERTWELHERRELVALVDTSLNGNFDAEEACKFLKIGLLCTQDTPKLRPLMSTVVKMLTGRIAVDDEKITKPGLISDFMDLKIRSSHNSKPNVMGSPYNDFLSSSVKPDNSMSSMGTSTAATTTFTAVYDRSI